The Triticum aestivum cultivar Chinese Spring chromosome 7B, IWGSC CS RefSeq v2.1, whole genome shotgun sequence genome window below encodes:
- the LOC123157104 gene encoding uncharacterized protein has translation MHKYSQPLRLQFAKATQELTQPTRPSPTNQAAPNTKKSTETEISLSPTRRIPGCCCSWAMATDAILETIKPRRSPWLEDLPVTNGGAAKGGKVNLSGMRRRVSSSLSLSLQPLSSSSSAAFRRARSMPSIKALAAAGAVRQWWEWGLGWVMTRKPSFARGLEMSDDEAALLGCHCRGTLRHVFYKARAEVRRLLGRDGRPLGGVAAQDFRYDSVSYAQNFDNGDVDARC, from the coding sequence ATGCACAAATATTCCCAGCCTCTGCGGCTCCAATTTGCAAAAGCTACTCAAGAATTGACCCAACCCACCCGGCCTTCTCCTACCAACCAAGCAGCTCCAAACACCAAGAAATCCACAGAAaccgagatctctctctctccgacCCGACGGATCCCTGGTTGTTGTTGTAGCTGGGCAATGGCGACCGACGCGATCCTGGAGACCATCAAGCCTCGGCGGAGCCCGTGGCTGGAGGACCTCCCAGTGACGAATGGGGGCGCAGCGAAGGGCGGCAAGGTCAACCTGTCCGGGATGCGCCGGCGCGTGTCGTCGTCCTTGTCATTGAGCCTCCAGCCGCTGTCCTCGTCTTCGTCCGCGGCGTTCCGGCGCGCGCGGTCGATGCCGTCGATcaaggcgctggcggcggcgggcgcggtgcGGCAGTGGTGGGAGTGGGGGCTCGGTTGGGTGATGACCCGGAAGCCCTCCTTCGCGCGTGGCCTCGAGATGAGCGATGACGAGGCCGCCCTGCTCGGGTGCCACTGCCGCGGCACGCTCCGGCACGTCTTCTACAAGGCACGCGCCGAGGTGCGCCGCCTCCTTGGCCGCGACGGCCGCCCGCTCGGAGGCGTCGCCGCGCAGGACTTCAGGTACGACTCCGTCAGCTACGCTCAGAACTTCGACAACGGCGACGTCGACGCCAGATGCTAG